The region GCACCGCGTCAACTACGACCTCATCAACCACGGCCGAGCGATCTGCACCGCAAAGCGGCCCGCGTGCGGCGCGTGCTTCCTCAACGACGTGTGTCCGAGCGCGTTCGTGCCGGCCTCCTGGAGACAAACGCTGTAGTGTGCCGGTGTCTGCGCCGAGGGGACCGAGGGGTCCCCTCGGCGCGCCGGCGCGCTCCGCTAGTACACCCAGGGAATCAGCTTGTGCACGCGCGACTGGTACTCGGCGTAGGGCGGGCCGAACTTCTCCAGGAGCCAGGCTTCTTCTAGGCGCGACTTGATGTCGAAGAAGGCGAAGAGGACCAGCGCGTAGACGATTGTCAGCCAGCCGTGAGTCCACAGCGCCCAACCCATCGCGTCGATGATCAAGCCGCTGTAGATGGGGTGACGGACAATCGCGTACGGGCCCGACTCGATGAGGTTCGAGCAGTCCTTGGGGTACGGCAACGGGGTGAGGTTGGGGCCGAGTTTCAGCACGCCACCTAGCGAGATCGCCGAGCCACCCAGCATGAACAGGATGCCGAGAATCGTGCCGATCGTGGCAAGCGGTGGCGCCCAGTCCGCCCAGCCTGGAAGCGAGCGGGGGCCCAGGATCACCAACGCGAACAGGAACATCTGCGCCACGACGTACCACTCCCCACGAGTGCCCTTCCACCACGGGGCGTGCTTGTCGGTCGGCTCGGCGGTCACTTGGCCTCGGGCGATGGCTTGCCGATCGAGTATGCCTTGCCCACCATCTCGCCGACACCGTAGTAGGCCTGCGAGCCAATCGCGAACAGGATCGGCTGGAGCCGCTCGATGTCTACGCCACCCGCAGCGGTTAGCACCGACTCGTCGGCCTTCACGTCGAGCACCTCGCCGATGAACTGCGTGTGCATCCCCAGCTCGTGCACCTCCACCACCTTGCACTCCAGAACGAGGGGGAACTCGCCCACGTACGGCGCGTCGACCAGCTCGCTTCGCACCGCCGTCACGCCGAGCTCGGCGAACTTGTCGTGGTCTCGGCCGGAGACGAGCCCGAAGTAGTCGGCCTCGGCGGCGTTGGCCTCGCCAGGAAGGCTGATGGTAAACCCCTTGCGCGCCATGATGTTGCCGTGCGACGCCGTCGCTGCACGCAGCGAGATGGATACGCACGGCGGCTTGGAGCAGGCGATGCCGCCCCAGGCCGCGGTCATGGCGTTGGGCTTGCCCTCAGCGTTGTAGCTGCCTACAACAAGCACGGGCGTGGGGTACAGAAGGGTCTTGGCTCCCAGGGACTTCTTCACAGCGTTCCTTCCAGAATGGGCAGTTTGCCTTGTTGTGGATGTTCCCCACGCACGCAGTTGCGACCCGCCTGCTTCGCTTCGTCCAGCGCTTCGTCGGCGCGGCCTATGAGCGTCGTGTCGCGGACGTCGGTGTCGCGAGCCTGAGCCGCACCGATGCTGACGGTGTAGCGCACCACGTGCCCCTCGAGATCGAGTGCCGGCGAGGCCTCGACCGCCGCACGCACCGTCTCGCCGAATGTGATTGTCCCACCGATGTCCAATTCCTACAGTGAAACGGACAAATGGGTAGGTCCCTTCGCGCCGTGCGGTACAGTTCCCCCCGCCAACCCAATGGGCATCAATCACGACAGGTGACCGAAGCTGCCGGTCCCTACGGGCGAAGACGAGGCACTCCATGCGCATCGCTGTGGTTCACGGTTACTTCCTGGGCGACTCAGGAAGCGGCATCTACGTGCGCAATCTCGTCCGAGGCCTTCTCGCCGAGGGCCACGACGTGACGCTCGTCTGCCAGGAACGCGAGCCCGAGAAGTACGACTTCGTCGACTCCGTCTGGATGCTGGACGCGAGCAACACGGTGCTTCGCCTCGCGGGAAACGAACACCACGCGATCGGCCGAGGCACCTGCCGCTTGGTGCGACCGGACCTGGGCGGGCGGCTACTGGTCTACGTCGATGGCCCGTTCGCGGGCTTCGAGCGCGGCGGCGTCAGGGCGTTCCAAGACGCGCCCGACGACTGGATCGCCACTTACATCGCGGCGAACGCGGCCGCGCTGCGCACCGCGTTCGCGCAGTGGACGCCCGATCTCGTGCTCGCGCAGCACGCAATCATGCAGCCGTACACAGTGCGCGAGGCACTTGCGGGAAGCACGCCCTACGTGGTGACCACGCACGGCTCCGAGCTCAACTTCAGCCTCAAGCTCGACCCGCGCCTCGTCCCCTACGCCCTCGATGGCCTGCGCGACGCGGCTGGTGTGGCGGCGGTCTCACCCGCTAGCGCGCGCGACGTGGTCGAGTGGGCCGCCTCCCACGGTCTGGACATCGCCGCCCGTGCCTGCGTGATGATGCCCGGCATCGACACCGAGCTGTTCGCTCCTGCACCCAGCCGCGCCGAGGCGATCGCCACGCTCGCGAGGCACGTCGAGTTGCCCGCCAGCCTCGACTTGTCGCCCGGCGACGACGTGCTCGCTTTTGTGGGCCGCATCGGCTGGAGCAAGGGCATCCACCACGCCATCGTCGCGCTCTCTCTGATAAGTGCTGCGCGGCCTCGCATCAAGCTGCTCGCAGCCGGAGCGGGCCCCGCGCGAGAGTCACTCGAGAGACTGGCCGGGCTGCTCAACGCAGGCAACGTGGCCGGTGCGCGCGAACTCGCTATCGCCGACCCCGAGCTGCAGACGACCGCCGAGTACGGCCCGCTCATCCCCGACGACATTGGCGAGCTCGGCGAGGTGCACGTCGCTTACCTCGGCCACCAGACGTCGGAGAACGTGGCTCGGCTGTTCGCCGCAGCCGATCTCGCACTGGCGCCGTCGATCTTTCCCGAGGCCGCGGCGCTTGTGACCAGCGAGGCGCTGAGCGCGGGCGCGCTACCAGTTGTCGCGAATCAGACCGGCCTGCACATGATGGCCAAGATAGAAGCCGACGCACTTGCCGACGAGTCGTTCCTCGGCCTGCTGCCCGGCCGCAACCTCACCCTCGCACTCGCCGAGGCGATCGAACGCTACCTCGACCGCTACCCCACAAACGACGCCGCGTTCCGCCAGCGTCTGCACGCCATCGCCGCCAGCCACTTCCCCACTTGGCAAACGATAGCGCGCGAGTACGTCGAGATGGCAGGCGGCGAGAACGAGGTGTCGAGGCGGTAGTGATGACGCCACCGCCCATTGGGCTGGGCGGCCGATTCCTCAACTCGGCCTACCTAGGAGTTAGCCACGATCGACTTGCGCCTGTAGACCGCCACCGACAGGACGTAGAAAACGACGAGAATGCCCAGGATCCAAGCAAGCGCTGTCCACACCGCCGGACCGGCAGTGCCGCTGACCAGCAGGGAGCGCATCGTCTCGACCACCGGAGTCATCGGTTGGTTCTCGGCAAAGCCCCGCAAAGCGGGCGTCATTGAGGTCGTCGGCACGAACGATGGGCTGATGAAGATGAGCAGGAGAAGGACGTAGCTGAACGCACCGGCGCCCTCCATCGTCTTGGCGATCAGGCCGAAGAAGATGGCCAGCCACGTCGTCGAGAGCGTGAACAGCACGAGGATTCCGGCAAAGACCAGCCATGCCATCACCCCTGCCTGCGAGCGAAAGCCCATCGCGAATGCCGCCAACAAGACGAGCACCGAAGAGACGAGGTTTGACACTGTGGACGACGCAACCTGTCCGCCCAGAATCGACGAGGGAGCGACCGGCATGGTCCTGAATCGATTGATGATGCCGCTCTGTACGTCCATATTGAGACGCACTGCGGCATAGGCAATGCCGCTGATGACGGTCATGACCACGATTCCCGGCACGATGAAAGTGATGTAGCTGATGGAGCCGGTCTGGTGCGCCAGCGCCCCACCAAGCACGTAGACAAACATCAGCATCATGGCGATCGGCATCAGCAGCACGGTGATGATGGTGTCCGGGCTGCGAGTGATGTGACGCAGGCCGCGTTTGGCTAGCGTCCACGTATCCGCAAGCGCGCGCATCATTCTGCCTCCCGATTCGTGCCACCAGTTATCTTGAGGAACACGTCGTCAAGCGTGGCTACCTTCTGGGAGAACTCGGCAGGCTCGATTCGAGCGTCCCTGAGTCCCTCGAAGATGCTGGCCACCTGAGCCACGGAGCCATCCGTCGCAATCGTCAGCGTGGGGCCCTCGCCCGGTGTGCACTCGTAGCTCCAGCCGAGAGCTTTTGCAGCGGCGTCGCGAATCTGCCTGTCGTGGAAGGCTAGCTCGATCAGTCCACCCGGCACGAGCTTCTTCAACTCGGGTGCTGTTCCGATGGCGAGGATTCTGCCTCCATGTAGGACCGCGATGGTGTCGGCCAACTCATCGGCCTCTTCGAGATACTGCGTCGTGAGGAACACCGTCGTTCCACCTGCAGCCAGTTCGCGAATCGTCCGCCACATCTCGTTGCGGGCTTCAGGGTCAAACCCGGTAGTGGGCTCGTCCAGAAAGATGACTGATGGGGTGCCGATCAGGCTCATGGCGATGTCGAGGCGTCGGCGCATCCCGCCAGAGAATGTCGCCACGCCACGGTCGGCTGCGTCTTCCAGTCCAAACCGACGCAGGAGGTCTGCGGCGGTCTTCGCGGAGTCGCGCACGTGACGCAAGTCGGCGATCAGCAGCAAGTTCTCGCGACCGGTGAGTCGATCGTCGACGGCGGCGAACTGGCCGGTCAGGCTGATCTCGCCGCGCACCTTGTCCGGACTTGTGGCAACCTCGTGGCCAGCCACGGTGGCCGAGCCGCCATCAGCCTTGATGAGTGTCGTCAGTATGTTGATCGTGGTGGTCTTCCCGGCGCCGTTGGAGCCGAGCAATGCGAAGACGGTCCCTTTCTGCACGCTGAAACTGACGTCCCTGAGAACCACGACGTTCTTGTACGACTTGCGGAGGGACCTGACCTCAATGGCTGGGTTCACGGCTCTAGGCCCCCGCGCCACTTACCTGCCGGGCTTCGCGCACCTGCGGCGCGCCAGCGGGCGTGTAGCTCTCGGCGTACTCGACGAGGTCGACGATGCAGCCCTGGCCTAGCGTGACCTGCTTGCCGCGCACTACCTTGGCGCTCGTGTTCTCGAGCCAGACGACGTCGCCTTCGATCGTGTCGACCGTCAAGCGCTTCTCGGCGAAGACGGTGAGCAAGCTGGTCAGCGTGCTGAGCGAGCCGACAGGCTGGCGCACCACGATGCGCTCGCCACCGATCTCACGCACGGTGCTTGGGGCCTGAACCGTGATGTCGACGTTGCCAGCGTTGAGCAGGCCGGCGACCGTCAAGCCGCCCTCTCCGGTGAAGGTCTCAGCCTGGCAGTCTCCACCCATGCGGATGAAGCCGTGGAGCTGCACGTCGTGAGCGGCTAGGCTGCCGCCGATCGAGAGGTTGCCTTTGACGATGAGGCGGCCCACGCCGGCTCCGTCTCGGATGTTCGCGTCGCCATTGATGGTCATCTCGTTGGCCTGCACCTCGCCGTTGAAGCCAGCGGTGCCGTTGACGGTCACGGACTGCGCTTTGACGCGGCCGTTGCTGGTACCGGCGCCGTTGACACGGTAGGTGATGGCGTCGACGTCGCCGTTGATGGTGCCGCTGCCGTTGAATGTCACGTCGCCGTAGGTGCCGCCGGAGAAGCTTCCGCCGCCTGCGGTCTTAATGTCGTTGCGAATCTCGTCGCTCATGACTTCCCTTGCCCTCCCGTTATCGGATGCGGGCGCGCAGAGCTTCTGCGCTCTCGCTCAGGTTCACGCGCGCAACGATGCGCGCGGCTCTATCGAATCGGACCTCGGCGTCGCTCGTGATCAACATCGCCGTGGACAGCCCCATGCGCCGCACGAACAGCAAGTCGGCGGGCTTTCCCTCGAACGCGGGGTAGTTCTCTTGCAGCGCGTCGAGCACAACGCGGCCCTCGTCGAGCGAGACGTCGCCGGTCTTGAGCAGCGTGTCGAGTGCGGCCAGAGACACGACCTCGCCAAACACGAGCGGCGCCTCGGCGTCAGACACGCCTTGCGCGAACAGCTCGGCGGCCTCGGGCGAAACCAGACCGCGCTCGCGGATCTCGGCGATCGTCATGCTGATCTCGCCGAGGTTGGGCGAGACGGCGTCGGCGATCTCGTCCAGCGATGCGTCCTCGTCCTGCATCGACTTGATCTTCTCGATGCGGGCGAGCACCTTCTCGCGCGGAAAGAACGTCTCCTGGCCGGTGAAGGTCGACTTGCGTTGGAACCAGTCCTCCGGGATCAGGCCCTTGCGTTTCCATCGGTAGAGCTGGCCGTAGCTGATACCAGCTACTTGCAGCAACTCCTTCTTGGAGATGGTTTCGGAATCCACGTCTCAGCCCTCCTGCCTGCTAGAGCACGGGCGGGGCGGGCGGCACCTGCGGTGCCTCGGGCGGCGTCATCGGATCGGACGGCACTGCGGGCGGTTCAGGAACGGCGGGAGCGGCCGTCGGGGTTGTCGGCGGCTCGTACGCTGACGGCTGGGCTGGCGGCGTGGGAGCCTGCGGCGGCTCGGGCGCGACGAAGCCGGACTGCGGCATTGGCGGCGCAGGCGGGGCAGGCGGTGCCGGTGCCGGTGGCGCTGGGACCGGCGGCGCAGGTGCAGGAACCCAGCCGGCGGGATAAGGCTGCTCGGGGACGATGATCATCGCGAGGATGTAGAGCAGGAACCCCCACCAGATGCCGGTGAACAGGGACAGAAACGCATAGATGACGCGCAGCACGGTCGCGTCGACACCCATGTACTCTGCGACACCACCCATCACACCGCCGATCATCCGGTTGGTGCGAGAGCGATACAGCTTCTTTCCGTTCACGTTGAATCCACCTCCACGAGCTCGAAGAATGAGCAGGATACCCAGGCCGACCAGCAGCAGCGGCCAACCCACCCTGCCGAGAAACGCAATCACCCTGGCCACGGGCTCGAACAAGCCGCCGAGAAGCAGCCACAGGCCGAGACCGATCAGCATGATCCCGGCGAGCACGCCCCACCCGGTGTTGTTGTCGCGAGAAGTCATCTGCTGCCTCCTAGTACGTGCGAATCGAGACGCTGCCGACGCCGGACTCAATCGAGACGTTGTAGCCCGCGTCCGAGTTGCCCTTGCCCAGACCCGGGGTCGCGTAGGAGCCGTCGGACTGCTTGACCAGATCAGGCGACACGTCGAACGCCGAGAGCCCACTGCTCGTCTTGACCAGAACCGGCGTGCCCTTGGGGATGCGTAGCGTGACGGACGAGACGCCCGCCTTGACCACGATCGGCGTCATCCCCGTTCCTCCGAACGGGTTGGCGTCCACACCACCCAGTTTCACGTCCGCGCTACTAACGCCCGTCTTCAGAGTGAGCGCCGAGAGGTGGACGTTGCTCAGATCGGCAGTGAGGTCGACGGCGCCGGTGTTCAGCGTCGCATCCCACTTCACGTTGTCGTTGAGAAGCACATCGACCTTCCCGGCCGTAAAGCCGGGACCAACGATCGTCGTGTGGTTGTCGCCTAGTCCGAAGCTCACGTCTGCCGAGTCACCCGAGCGCTTGACCTCGAAGCCCGGCTTGCCGAACGGTGAGCTGCCGGTCGCGCTGATCAGGTCCCGATTGGTCGAGCCGATCGTGATCTCGCCCGCACCGCCGTCGAAGGCGAGCTTGGCGGTCTTAACGCCTCCAGCCGGCTCGCTGACGCTGAAGGACTGTGATGGCTGGTTGATCGTGATCGGCTGAATCGGCGAGAGATATGGGCTTTGCCCCGTAAACGCTACGGCCGTCGCGTAGCCGAGCGCGACCCAGATCACGAGAGGTGAGAGTGCGCGGATCCACGTCTGGTTGAGCGCCCGACCCACGATGGCGAGGCCGAAGGCGATCAGCAGCACAGGCCAGAGCGAGAGCAACACCAGCCATACGCCCCACGACACATATCCGGTCGTGTTGCCCAACAGCACGAGGCCCACGAGGACCGTGCCCACGCCGTCCATCACGCGCGACACGCCCCATCCGTCGCGCGGGTCCGGTGTCACGATCTGGATGCCGCCGAGTAGGATCACGAAGAGCGGCCACATCTGCCACCACGCCAAGCCGGGCACGAACTGCCCGACCAGGAAGACGAGGCCGAGGGCGATCAGGATGATTCCGAGCCCGATACCACCGCGCCGACGGTAGTGACGCGCGTCGGTGGTTGGCACAGGCGGGACCGGCGGCGCCGGCGGCGGTGTCGCGCCTGTCGCAGGATCCCAGGGAGTCTGTTGGGTCATGAGAAGTTCCCCCCTTTGTTTCACTAGGTCGACTCACAGCGTAACAACACATTGTTACGCTGTCAACGACACAGGAACGTGCCTCGTTCCGACCTGTTGTGGGAGTACTCGGCGTCGACGCGCTGTGCGGGCGGCGCTCCCGTGCCAGCAGGCAGCTCGGCGGGGCTAGCGCGCCACCAATGTTGGCGCGACGACGATGCGGAACCATAGTGCCCACGTCATGAGTAC is a window of Coriobacteriia bacterium DNA encoding:
- a CDS encoding YhbD family protein, yielding MDSETISKKELLQVAGISYGQLYRWKRKGLIPEDWFQRKSTFTGQETFFPREKVLARIEKIKSMQDEDASLDEIADAVSPNLGEISMTIAEIRERGLVSPEAAELFAQGVSDAEAPLVFGEVVSLAALDTLLKTGDVSLDEGRVVLDALQENYPAFEGKPADLLFVRRMGLSTAMLITSDAEVRFDRAARIVARVNLSESAEALRARIR
- a CDS encoding ATP-binding cassette domain-containing protein → MNPAIEVRSLRKSYKNVVVLRDVSFSVQKGTVFALLGSNGAGKTTTINILTTLIKADGGSATVAGHEVATSPDKVRGEISLTGQFAAVDDRLTGRENLLLIADLRHVRDSAKTAADLLRRFGLEDAADRGVATFSGGMRRRLDIAMSLIGTPSVIFLDEPTTGFDPEARNEMWRTIRELAAGGTTVFLTTQYLEEADELADTIAVLHGGRILAIGTAPELKKLVPGGLIELAFHDRQIRDAAAKALGWSYECTPGEGPTLTIATDGSVAQVASIFEGLRDARIEPAEFSQKVATLDDVFLKITGGTNREAE
- a CDS encoding cell shape determination protein CcmA yields the protein MSDEIRNDIKTAGGGSFSGGTYGDVTFNGSGTINGDVDAITYRVNGAGTSNGRVKAQSVTVNGTAGFNGEVQANEMTINGDANIRDGAGVGRLIVKGNLSIGGSLAAHDVQLHGFIRMGGDCQAETFTGEGGLTVAGLLNAGNVDITVQAPSTVREIGGERIVVRQPVGSLSTLTSLLTVFAEKRLTVDTIEGDVVWLENTSAKVVRGKQVTLGQGCIVDLVEYAESYTPAGAPQVREARQVSGAGA
- a CDS encoding flavin reductase family protein; amino-acid sequence: MKKSLGAKTLLYPTPVLVVGSYNAEGKPNAMTAAWGGIACSKPPCVSISLRAATASHGNIMARKGFTISLPGEANAAEADYFGLVSGRDHDKFAELGVTAVRSELVDAPYVGEFPLVLECKVVEVHELGMHTQFIGEVLDVKADESVLTAAGGVDIERLQPILFAIGSQAYYGVGEMVGKAYSIGKPSPEAK
- a CDS encoding glycosyltransferase family 4 protein; this translates as MRIAVVHGYFLGDSGSGIYVRNLVRGLLAEGHDVTLVCQEREPEKYDFVDSVWMLDASNTVLRLAGNEHHAIGRGTCRLVRPDLGGRLLVYVDGPFAGFERGGVRAFQDAPDDWIATYIAANAAALRTAFAQWTPDLVLAQHAIMQPYTVREALAGSTPYVVTTHGSELNFSLKLDPRLVPYALDGLRDAAGVAAVSPASARDVVEWAASHGLDIAARACVMMPGIDTELFAPAPSRAEAIATLARHVELPASLDLSPGDDVLAFVGRIGWSKGIHHAIVALSLISAARPRIKLLAAGAGPARESLERLAGLLNAGNVAGARELAIADPELQTTAEYGPLIPDDIGELGEVHVAYLGHQTSENVARLFAAADLALAPSIFPEAAALVTSEALSAGALPVVANQTGLHMMAKIEADALADESFLGLLPGRNLTLALAEAIERYLDRYPTNDAAFRQRLHAIAASHFPTWQTIAREYVEMAGGENEVSRR
- a CDS encoding diguanylate cyclase, which produces MDIGGTITFGETVRAAVEASPALDLEGHVVRYTVSIGAAQARDTDVRDTTLIGRADEALDEAKQAGRNCVRGEHPQQGKLPILEGTL
- a CDS encoding PspC domain-containing protein, with the protein product MTSRDNNTGWGVLAGIMLIGLGLWLLLGGLFEPVARVIAFLGRVGWPLLLVGLGILLILRARGGGFNVNGKKLYRSRTNRMIGGVMGGVAEYMGVDATVLRVIYAFLSLFTGIWWGFLLYILAMIIVPEQPYPAGWVPAPAPPVPAPPAPAPPAPPAPPMPQSGFVAPEPPQAPTPPAQPSAYEPPTTPTAAPAVPEPPAVPSDPMTPPEAPQVPPAPPVL
- a CDS encoding isoprenylcysteine carboxylmethyltransferase family protein, with protein sequence MTAEPTDKHAPWWKGTRGEWYVVAQMFLFALVILGPRSLPGWADWAPPLATIGTILGILFMLGGSAISLGGVLKLGPNLTPLPYPKDCSNLIESGPYAIVRHPIYSGLIIDAMGWALWTHGWLTIVYALVLFAFFDIKSRLEEAWLLEKFGPPYAEYQSRVHKLIPWVY
- a CDS encoding ABC transporter permease — encoded protein: MRALADTWTLAKRGLRHITRSPDTIITVLLMPIAMMLMFVYVLGGALAHQTGSISYITFIVPGIVVMTVISGIAYAAVRLNMDVQSGIINRFRTMPVAPSSILGGQVASSTVSNLVSSVLVLLAAFAMGFRSQAGVMAWLVFAGILVLFTLSTTWLAIFFGLIAKTMEGAGAFSYVLLLLIFISPSFVPTTSMTPALRGFAENQPMTPVVETMRSLLVSGTAGPAVWTALAWILGILVVFYVLSVAVYRRKSIVANS